The sequence GCTTATTGATCTCCCTGTACTTCTGCTCGAATCTCTCAAAGGTCTTCCTGTCCGGTTTTTTCATTACGGCAGTGACCCTGTCCGAGTAGTGCTCGGGTGCGACCTTAAGCTGGCCGCTGACGTGGTGGGCGCATAGCTCCTCCATGTACTGTTCGTCAAGCAGTGCCAAGTCGTAGCGCACTCCATAGCCTGTGAAGACCTTTTCTATCCCTGGCAGTTCCCTGAGCCTCTTCATCAGCTCTATAAGTTTGCTGTGACTTGTGTTCAGGGACGGGCATACCTGAGGGTAAAGGCAGAGCTTGTTCCTGCATGCCCCTGTTGCCTCCCACTTCCTGCAGTCCATCCCGTACATGTTGGCCGAGGGGCCGCCAAGCCCGTTAATGGTGCCGTTGAAACCCTTGATATCCCTGAAGCTCTCCGCTTCCCTGAGTATGGATTCGATGCTGCGGCTGCGTATCATGCGTCCCTGGTGCATGACTATGGCGCAGAAGGAACATGAGCCAAAGCATCCCCTGTGGGTAGTGATGGAGAACCTGACCATGTCCAGGGCCGGCACTTTTTCTCTATAGGATGGGTGTGCTTCCCTGGTGAAGGGCAGTTCGTACACGCGGTCAAGCTCTTCCGTGCTCAGGGGGCGCATGGGCTTGTTCTGCACCACCACGGTCTTCGGGTGCACCTGGAGGATCCCGTGCCCGCAGACAGGGTCCTGTTCCTCGAAAATGGTCCTGAAGGCTTTTGCATAGAGCGTCTTGTCCTGAGAGACTTCCGCATAGGGGGGAACCTCCATGTATGTGCTTAAAAGTTCCTCTTTTTTCTCTTTCCAGGTCTTAATGTCCATCTTCCATACAGTGCCGTCAATGTCGGTGATCCAGCCAGCAGGTATGCCGTTCTTCAGTCTGTCTGCGATGGCAAGCATCTGCAGCTCTCCCATGCCATAGACCAGCAGGTCAGCGGGGGCATCGGCCAGGATGGACTGGCGCACCTTGTCGGACCAGTAATCATACTGGGCAAAGCGGCGCAGGGAGGCTTCGATACCTCCTATGATGACCGGCACATCCGGGTAGGCCTCCTTAAGCCTGTTAGTGTAAACGATGCATGCCCTGTTGGGCCTGAGGCCGGCCTTGTTCCCTGGAGAATATGCATCCTCATGACGCAGGCGTTTTGAAGGCGTGTAGTTGCTTACCATGGAATCCGTATTCCCGGCACTCACGGCAAAGCACAGGCGCGGCTTACCAAGTTTGGTGAAGTCCGCGGTACTCTCCCATCCCGGCTGCGCGATAACTCCCACCCTGTACCCGGCATCCTCAAGCACCCTGCCGATAATGCTTGTCCCGAACCCGGGATGATCTACGTATGCATCCCCGGTGACAATGATGATATCAAGCTCTTCCCAGCCTTTTTTTGCCGCCTCCTCAAGGCTCATGGGGAGGAATCTGGGGTCGTTACGGGAAGAAATATTCTTTTCTGCGTTCCTGTCTTTTCTTGCCATGATGTATCGGTATGAAGTTCAATGTGATCAGAATCTTAAAAATCCCCTGGACATGCTCAGTGACATCTCTATCTGCCTCTTCACATCGTCGGATGTGATGCTGCCGTGCCCTGGGTAAAGTATCCTTATGTCCAGCGCTGCTAGCTTGCTTATGGATGCCGTCAGCGCGGAAGGGCTGCCTCCTTCAAAGTCGGTGCGCCCTATGCTGCCACCGGGGAACACCGTGTCTCCTGAGAAGAGGCTTTTTGAGACCGGTTCATAGAGGCAGATACCGCCTGGCGTATGGCCGGGCGTGTGTATGACCTCCAGTTCCTCGCCCTCTCCTATATTAATCCTCTGTCCGTCCTCAAGCAGCATGCCGGGCTCGACCTGCGGTGTCCTGCGACCGAAGAGGGATGCTGCGCTGACCCCATCGTCTTTGAGCAGGGGCGCGTCCTCCCGGTGGATAGCCACCCTGGCACCACTCTTCTCCGCTATCTCTCCTGCAGCGGCCGTGTGGTCAATATGACAGTGAGTAAGGATGATTAGTTCGAGGCTCTTAATATCGATATTTTTCTCAATTGCTGCCATGAGTGCGGGGGTGTTCATGCCGGTGTCCACCAGCACTTTCCCGTTGATGAGATATGAATTGGCATCGTAGAGGCCTGCGTTGAAATGTCTGACTTGCATGTTTCATGAACTCCTGAATGAACGATAAGCCGGGACTGATGGCCGGATACTTCAGATGCCAAACGCCCTGCGGGTATTTTTCATTGTCGTTTCGGCAACTTCGGATGCTTCAATTCCTTTAAGGGCTGCTATCTGTGGCACTGAATCTGCCACGAATGCAGGCTCGTTCCTGCCCTTCCTCGGGGACAGGTAAGGACTGTCTGTCTCTATGAGCATGTTCTCAAGAGGCAGATGTTTCGCTATTGACTGATGATGCTCCGAGAAACATACAAGGGTCGGGACTGATACGAAGTGACCTGCGTCCACGATCTGCTGCATTGTCTCAAGTGAACCCCCATAGCAGTGGAACACAACCGTATCGAGATCACGGCTGAGCTGCAGGGCCATATCCTCGGCCTCCCTGCCATGGATCACAAGCGGTTTGCCGTACTTGCGGGCTATTTCGATGACCTTCCGGAACACCTCTGTCTGTTTCAGGCGGCCGACCTCCGTCTCACAGTAGTGGAAATCAAGCCCTGCCTCTCCCACGCCCACGGCCCTGTCAATGTTCCTCTCTATCTGGGAAAGTATCTGGCTTATCTTCTCCTCGCTGGCGTGCGGGACCATCTGCGGGCTGAGCCCCAGAGTGGCGTGGATGAAGCCGTACCTGCGCGCAAGCTCGAGGGAGGCTGCGTTGGTGCTGTAATCTATTCCTGAGTTGATCATCCGGATAACTCCGGACTGCCTTGCTCTCTCGATAGCTTCCTTACGGTCCCTGTCGAACCGGGGGAAGTCAAGATGGCAGTGGGAATCGATTATCTCATATTGCATATAGAAGCCTCCGATATGTGTGCCTTGCAGGGAGGTATCTCCGCTGGACCTCTGCTGATACAACTGACCAGCATAAAAAAGTACAATTACTCTTATCCTTAAGGCTTTTCCGGGATAAGAGTAAACTTCAATTGGTCTGCAGCTTATTGCATGCTCCAGAGTTTTTTCTTTTCGAGCAGGAGGTTGATGGCTGTGACAAGCGCATCCACGGAGGCTGTCACTATGTCGGCACTGG comes from Methanolobus chelungpuianus and encodes:
- a CDS encoding YgiQ family radical SAM protein → MARKDRNAEKNISSRNDPRFLPMSLEEAAKKGWEELDIIIVTGDAYVDHPGFGTSIIGRVLEDAGYRVGVIAQPGWESTADFTKLGKPRLCFAVSAGNTDSMVSNYTPSKRLRHEDAYSPGNKAGLRPNRACIVYTNRLKEAYPDVPVIIGGIEASLRRFAQYDYWSDKVRQSILADAPADLLVYGMGELQMLAIADRLKNGIPAGWITDIDGTVWKMDIKTWKEKKEELLSTYMEVPPYAEVSQDKTLYAKAFRTIFEEQDPVCGHGILQVHPKTVVVQNKPMRPLSTEELDRVYELPFTREAHPSYREKVPALDMVRFSITTHRGCFGSCSFCAIVMHQGRMIRSRSIESILREAESFRDIKGFNGTINGLGGPSANMYGMDCRKWEATGACRNKLCLYPQVCPSLNTSHSKLIELMKRLRELPGIEKVFTGYGVRYDLALLDEQYMEELCAHHVSGQLKVAPEHYSDRVTAVMKKPDRKTFERFEQKYREINKRLGKDQYLVAFLISGHPGCTIEDMIATAEYIRDTGRYTRQVQDFTPTPMTAATCMFHTGVDPFTGKRVYAATTPKEKNIQRAMLHYREPGNHALVYEGLKRAGRLDLVGSTWNCLIPRSTDRKKKGGW
- a CDS encoding MBL fold metallo-hydrolase; translated protein: MQVRHFNAGLYDANSYLINGKVLVDTGMNTPALMAAIEKNIDIKSLELIILTHCHIDHTAAAGEIAEKSGARVAIHREDAPLLKDDGVSAASLFGRRTPQVEPGMLLEDGQRINIGEGEELEVIHTPGHTPGGICLYEPVSKSLFSGDTVFPGGSIGRTDFEGGSPSALTASISKLAALDIRILYPGHGSITSDDVKRQIEMSLSMSRGFLRF
- a CDS encoding TatD family hydrolase, which codes for MQYEIIDSHCHLDFPRFDRDRKEAIERARQSGVIRMINSGIDYSTNAASLELARRYGFIHATLGLSPQMVPHASEEKISQILSQIERNIDRAVGVGEAGLDFHYCETEVGRLKQTEVFRKVIEIARKYGKPLVIHGREAEDMALQLSRDLDTVVFHCYGGSLETMQQIVDAGHFVSVPTLVCFSEHHQSIAKHLPLENMLIETDSPYLSPRKGRNEPAFVADSVPQIAALKGIEASEVAETTMKNTRRAFGI